One Scleropages formosus chromosome 8, fSclFor1.1, whole genome shotgun sequence DNA window includes the following coding sequences:
- the lrrc15 gene encoding leucine-rich repeat-containing protein 15: MDLILFVSTILSCCAVKTALGSCPDGCQCRENKIVCSGQISEFPATLPPTTTTLYLSSTNILLLKPSDFDDIFETLSTFIIKDTEMTRVLPGTFNRTHNLVTLAIVGTRLQVLHPELFQNLGALESLTLSNNKIQDISSTLFSTLTSLKTLDLSRNLLTSVPEGLFNKLTNLQSLSLARNSITYVSKDLFCKQKALRFIRLNHNRIRKIPAGSFDNLVNLEELSLQENQVEHLPNYLFSNLHKLKKLYLSHNRLTSLPKGIFQNLPMLMHISLFQNQLQHLSPGVFGPMPLQELWLYDNKLTHLEENVFSNLTHLRLLVLSRNQISSVSRGVFSGLTELEEVSVHTNHLAEIEEGIFNGLPKLLHISLEHNKIQSLPGKLFHNLSTFRELDLHNNSLESLSQEVLDSLQTAEVVNLTQNPWRCDLNILPLREWLRLYPSKVVNASTMLCLSPPVLHNISIVDLTDEDLNLLTSTTLSPTSAIINSTTMSKTPNSTPHRSYTSPTSSDGTPTEKGDTDRGHGVGNTLPWDMLISLIALLCTAVIVSIIVGYICRRRNRRFSQDLNRPVKKNSPI; the protein is encoded by the coding sequence ATGGATCTGATACTCTTCGTCTCCACAATCCTCAGCTGCTGCGCTGTGAAAACTGCTCTTGGGAGCTGCCCCGATGGatgccagtgcagagaaaacaaaattgtttGCTCTGGTCAAATCTCAGAGTTCCCAGCCACACTGCcaccaaccaccaccacactttATTTGTCCAGCACAAACATCTTGCTGCTGAAGCCCAGCGATTTTGATGACATCTTTGagactctgtccacattcatcATCAAGGATACAGAAATGACTCGCGTTTTGCCTGGAACATTCAACCGCACTCATAACCTGGTGACCCTGGCAATTGTGGGAACCAGACTGCAAGTTCTACATCCAGAACTATTCCAGAACCTGGGAGCTCTGGAATCCCTGACTTTGAGCAACAACAAAATTCAAGACATCAGCTCCACCTTGTTCTCCACTCTTACGAGCCTCAAGACACTTGACCTGAGCAGAAATCTCCTCACCTCAGTTCCAGAAGGATTGTTCAACAAACTGACCAACCTGCAAAGTCTCTCGCTGGCTAGAAACAGCATCACTTATGTCTCAAAGGAtttattttgcaaacaaaagGCATTGAGATTCATCAGACTCAATCACAACAGGATCCGAAAGATCCCAGCTGGTTCTTTTGATAACCTGGTGAACCTTGAGGAGCTCTCATTACAGGAAAATCAAGTGGAACATCTTCCAAACTACCTGTTCTCCAACCTGCACAAACTAAAGAAGCTGTATCTCTCCCACAACCGTTTAACCTCACTTCCCAAAGGCATCTTCCAGAACCTTCCTATGCTAATGCACATATCTCTCTTTCAGAATCAGCTCCAGCACCTCTCTCCTGGGGTTTTCGGTCCCATGCCACTCCAGGAACTCTGGCTCTATGACAACAAACTGACCCACTTAGAGGAAAATGTGTTCAGCAACCTCACGCATCTGCGACTCCTGGTTCTAAGCCGGAACCAAATCTCCTCTGTGTCCAGGGGCGTGTTCAGCGGCCTGACAGAGCTGGAAGAGGTGTCTGTGCACACCAACCATCTGGCCGAAATTGAAGAGGGCATCTTCAATGGGCTACCAAAACTGCTGCATATCTCACTGGAGCACAATAAAATCCAGTCTCTTCCTGGGAAATTGTTCCACAACCTGTCTACCTTCAGAGAGCTTGACCTTCACAACAACTCCCTGGAAAGCTTGTCACAAGAGGTTCTGGACAGCCTTCAGACAGCTGAGGTGGTGAACCTCACCCAGAACCCTTGGAGGTGTGACTTGAACATCTTGCCCCTCAGAGAGTGGTTGAGGCTCTACCCTTCCAAGGTGGTGAATGCCTCAACCATGTTATGCCTGTCCCCTCCAGTCCTGCACAACATCAGCATTGTTGACTTGACTGACGAGGACTTAAACCTGTTAACCAGCACAACTCTTAGTCCAACTAGTGCCATAATCAACTCCACCACCATGAGCAAAACTCCTAATTCAACACCTCACAGGAGCTACACCAGTCCTACTTCGAGCGATGGAACTCCAACAGAGAAAGGGGACACTGACAGGGGTCATGGGGTGGGGAACACCCTGCCCTGGGACATGCTAATCAGCCTCATCGCACTGCTCTGCACAGCTGTCATCGTCAGCATCATCGTTGGCTACATCTGCAGGAGAAGAAACAGACGTTTCAGCCAAGACCTGAACCGACCagtcaaaaaaaattctcctaTCTAG